A stretch of DNA from Methylobacterium sp. CB376:
AAGCTCCGTGTAGGCTTGTCCGTACCGGCGCTCAAAGTAGGCGTCGAAGGCGTCCCCGGCATCAGGACCATCCACCCAGCCACGGCCCGGTGCAAGGTCGCCTGGGGCAACGCCAATGGCATTCAGGATGGCCACGGCAGCAAGGCGGTTCTCTGGCGTGGTCAGCTTAGCTGCTTGTCCCTCCCTGGATCGCAGCGATGTCCACAACGCATCATCCTGAGCCGCCAGTTGTGTGGCCTTCTGGGCTGCAACGGCCATGTCTCGCGTGCTGAGGCTGATTCGCCTGAACCGCTTGCCGGGGTAGTGGCTCAGGAGGTCCACAGGGATGCGGCGATAATAAAAGAGCGGGCCACCGCGTTTAAGGGGTCGGACGTATCGCACTGTGATTCGTAGCAAACCGGTATCAAGAAGCACCGAAGGCATCGGTAACACCCCGTGTATCACCACGGGCGCCTCAGCGCGATACCTAAGTGTCTAAGCTGGCTTCAAAAACCACTAGGGTGGTGGTGCCGGCGGAGGGGATCGAACCCCCGACCTTCGGTTTACAAAACCGCTGCACTACCGCTGTGCTACACCGGCCGACATCGGGAAGGCGTCGAGGACCACGCGACCGCCGCGGCGGTCCGGCGGCCTTTAGAACCCCTGCCCGGGCGGAGGTCAAGGCACAAACCCGCCCGTCCGCTCTCCGCCGCGCGGCCGGCCTCACCGCGTCAGCGCGGCCAGCGTCCGCGCCAAGTCGTCGGGGTCGATCCGGTAATCCTGGTTGATGCGCGCCTGGGTTCCCGCCCCCGGCCCGGCCTCCCCGTCGGTCGGCACGATTTTGAGCACGTAGTCGAGGCCGAGGAGCGCGCAGAGCTGCTCGAGCCCGCGGTGGAGGAACGCCTCGACGCTGAAGCGGCTCTCGAAGACCAGCACCCGCGTGCCGGGCCGGCAGAACAGCAGGTTGGACAGGTCGGAGCCGTGGCCGCCGACCACCACCCGGGCGCTCCGGAACAGCCGGGCCTGCTCCCGCGCCGGCAGCCCGCCGCAGGCCACCACGTCGAGCCCGAACCGGGCCAGGACCGGGGCGACCTCCTCGAAATTGGCGATGCGCCGCTTGGGCGCGGGCAGATCCTGGCGGCTCGCGAACAGCCCGCGCGGCGCCGCTCCAGGCGCGGGCCCGCGGGCGCCGAGGTTTGGGCCGGCGAAGCGGCGGACGATCGCGGCGAGCGGCCCGCGCGCCGGCCCCGGCCCGGGATCGCCCGCCCCGTCGAGCCCCCACGCGGCGAGGAGATGGGCGGCGAAAGCCCGGATCATCTCGGGATACAATCTGTTCTGGTCGAGGAACGAGACCAGGCAGGCCTCCTCCAGCAGGTGGTCCCGGCCGGGATCGAGGACCAGGAAGCGCTCGGCCGGGAGGCCGAAACTGTCCAGCACGGCCCGGTACGGCTCCCGCAGCGCGAGGGGATGGACGGCGATGCGCAGGTCCGCGCACGCCAGCAGGTCGGGGCGCAGCTGCCCGAGCAGCAGCAGCCGCGGGCACCAGTTGAACAGCCAGTGATACCACACGCCGTCGATCGGGCCGCCCAGCACGATGTGGCGCCCCGGGCAGGGGACGGGCGTTCCCTCCAGCCGGTAGCGGCCCTCCTCGACGCGAAACCGGGTCGGGAAGATCGTCTCGACGCCCGAGTAGGATTGGTTGAGGAACATCCGGCTCCGCCGGGTGTCGATCGGCACGAAGGCGCTCGTCACCAGAACGTCGCGCGCCGTGAAGCTCACGAGCTCCTGCGTGGTCCAGCGGAAGTCCGGCCAGAGCTGCAGGGCGCGCATCGCGACGCGGCGGGCGTCCGGGTAGTCCGCCGCGACCGCGTGGTCGTCGACGACGGTTCCGGCGAGGACCTGTCCGGCGGTCGGCGGGGTCATGGCGGGGTCATGGCGGGGTCATGGCGGGGTCTCGCGGCGGCGGGGCGCTCGGCGGCCGGGATGCGGCCGCCCGACGCGGGAAGAGGAGGCCGGGGGAGTCATACCACCGGTCATTTCTCATGACCGGTGGTGCGGCTCTCGAATTTTCGCCAAGCCTCTGATTCGCCAACCCTCTGGTTCGCCAACCCTCTGGTTCGCCAACCCTCTGGTTCGCCAACCCTCTGGCTTGAAATCGAAAATCCGAGATGGAGCAACGGCTCGATGCGTCAGCATCCTGAGCCGTTGGTATCAGTCCCGGCGGCGATTGGTCGAATCCCCGACCGGGGCGAGGCGCGGGAGCAGCGCCCGGGCCGCGTCCGGGTCGGTCAGCTCGGCCTGGAGATAGAGCCGCGCGATGTCGAGCCCGCCTTCCGGCCCGTGCTCGATCGTGAGGCTGCCGAACCCGAGGCGCGGCAGCAGCCGTTCGAGCAGCGTCCGGTCGATCCAGTGGAAGCGCGTGCAGGGGGAATCGTCGAAGGCGGAGTGGCGGCCCGCGTCGCGCAGCATGCGCTCGACGCCGCTCTCGCTCCCGCCATCCGCGAAGGTCGCCACCAGCCGCCCCCCGGGGCGCAGCATCGCCGCCGCGGAGATCAGGTAGACCAGGGCCGACTGGAAATCCATCATCATCAGGACGTCGATCGCGAGCCAGAGGTCGGCGGATCCGACCCGGCCGCCGTAGTCGCGCAGCAGGCCCTCGTTGTCGGTCCAGTCGATCAGGCGGGCGTCGAGCCGCCCCCGCGCCGCGGCCTCGCCGCAGCGCTGACGCAGCGCGTCGAGGAAGGCCGCGCTGATCTCGTAGGCGGTGACGCGGGCCGGCGAGCGGGCGAGCACCCACTCGGTGTACTTGCCCGATCCCGGGCCGATCTCGACCACCTCGCGCCACCCCGCCGCATCGCTCGTCCCGACGATCCGCCGCCAAGTCGCCTCGCGCAGCGCCGCGTCGGCCCATTCGTCTCCCGGCCAGGCCCAGTCCGCCCCGGCGGCGGCCTTGCGCGCCGGGAAGACGCGCCTGACGTACTCGTCGAAGAAGGATGCGGCCCCGGATCCTGGTGTCTGCACGTCGCTGCTCCCCGCCTCAGGGAGCGGCACCCTAGAGCATTTTCCGACGAAGTGGATGCCGGTTCGTCGCAGAAAATCCGGCAAGATCAAAGATCTAGAGCGGCACCCGGTTGCAACGTGATCGGGTGCTGCTCTAGAGATTGTCATGGGTCGTGGACAGGTGTCGTGCGGGCCATCGCAGCCTCCGGCCCGGATTGCCCGCAGGACGAGCGACGGGGCCCGCCCTCCCCCTCCGGGCGGGGATGACGCCACCACGGCGCGCCGCTATCGTCGGCCCGATCCGAATTCGCCCGGAGCGCGAAGGCACTCGTCATGCTGTCGGTGGGTGATGTGATCGTGACGGCGGCGCCGAAGCCTGCGGACAACGACAACGCATTCCGCGCGACGAACAGGTTGCGCGACCTCTGCGCGGGGCTCACGCTCCTGATCGCCGCGTCGGGAATCGGCCTGTTCGCCGTCCACCTCGAGGCCGTGTACGGCCTGCGGTAAGGGCGGGGCGGCGCCGCGCGTCCGACGCTGCCGCGGAGCCGCGAGCGCCGCCGGCAAGTTGTCGACCCGCGGCAAGCTCGTGTCGCGCTCACCCCCTCGGGCCGATGACGCGTTCCTGGCAACTGGCGTTCGGGCTCCTGCTCACGGGGCTCGCCGGCTACGTCGACGCGCTCGGGTTCATTCGCCTGAGCGGCCTCTACACCTCGTTCATGAGCGGGAACACGACCCAGCTCGCCGTCTTCCTGGGCCAGGGCCCGATCGACCACGTGGCAATGCCGGCCCTCCTCGTGCTGATGTTCCTGGCCGGCTCGACCCTCGGCAGCGGCTTGTCGATCCTCACCGCGCCCCGATGGTCCAGCCCGGTGGTGCTGGCCTACGAGGCGCTCCTGATCCTGGGCGCGCTCGCCTTCGGCCTCGCGATCCCGGATCTCGGCCTGGCCTCCCTGTTCATGGCGCTCGCCATGGGGTCGCAGAATGCCGTGCTCGGGTCGGTCAAGGGATTTCGCGCCGGCACCACCTTCGTCACGGGCGCGCTGCACAGCCTCGGGCAGAACCTCGCGGCGGCGCTGACGGGCACCGGCGCGCCCCTCGGCTGGGTCGGCGACGCGGCGGTCTGGGCCGCGCTCCTGCTCGGCGCGCTCTGCGGCGCCGCGGCCTATCACGCGCTGCAGCTCTACGCCCTGATCATTCCCGCCGGCCTCGCCGGATTGCTCGCCGTGGCAGCCGCCCTGTTCGCCGTCGCGCGCGGCTGAGCCGGCGCCGAGGCGCGCCCGCGACGGGTCGAGCAGGCGCGCGGCGCGCGGCCGGGCTCCCGGGCGACACGGCGGTCCGCCGCGGCGAGATCGGCCCTGGCGCACGGTCAGGTCTTCCGAGTCGGGCGCGAGGCTGGGGACCCCGCGGCCTCCGTATTGTGCCGGCAATCCAGGTCATCGCGGCATCGAAGCCGCGCGGCGCCAAGCATCCTCTCCACCCGCGCCGCACCGCAGCCGCCGCCTCAGCGTTGCCGATTCACAACATCAGCTGTGGATTATTTGTGGTTTCCAACTTATTCACAACGGCTCAGGTTGCAGCAATCATGTCCGGCACATTCTACTGGTCTCCTGGTTCCCGAAGGAGCCGGTCTCAGCGGGGACGAAGATGGAGTTGTTGTTGATCATGGGCGCCGTGATGATGATGGGCGCTCTTTCCCTGTTCCAGGGGCACAGGTTCGTGGGCCAGCGCGGAGCGGAGGGCGCTCGACTTGAGCGTCGGGGCCAAGCGATCGCCTGGGACGCGCCGGGCGAGCGATGACCCCGGACGATCGCGACGCGCTCACCCGGGCCCGCGAGGCCCTTGCCCGGGTCCGGCTGACGCTCGCGCGGCGCATCGCCGCGACGAACGATCTCGACCTCTCGAATGTCGAGGCGCTCACCAAGGTGCTGGGCGCGATCGAGAGCATCGATCGCGCGCTGGTCGACGCGGGCCACCCGTTCATGCCGGCCGGTCTCGGCGCCGATCCGGCGCCCTGAGCAGCCTCGTCCGAACCGGTCATCCGCTGCCCGGACGATCACGTCCGGACAGCGGATGATCCGGGATCCCCTTGATCGAAGCGGGTCGCGTGTCACGAGCCCGCGCGGCGCCTGAGCGAAGCCGAAATCCGCCATCCCGAAGCGATCGCCCGGATCTGGGATGAGGCATCCGGCCCCGGCGGCACGCGCCTTGCTGGACGACCCGCGTTGCTCCGCCAGCAGACCCCCTCTCACGCGGGCGACCGGCGGCCGGGGGCGGCGCGGCGCGCTCCCGGTCACCGCCCCCGTCCGCGCCCGCGGCGATGCCGCGGCCCGGGGACGACGCGCGAGGCGCCCGGCCCCGCCGTCACAGCTCCTCGGCGCAATCCGCCGTCCGGCTGCTGGCCACCGGCTCGGATGACGGGCGGCCGGGGCTGAGGGGGGCGATGAGCCGCGCGTATTCGCGCTCGGCGGTGCCGTAGCCGGCGCCCGCGATCGTCGCGAGGCGCGCACGGTCCAGAACGGTCAGCTTCCGGCGCCCCGCGGCGATCGCCTTCCCCCTCACGAGTTTCTGCAACGCCGCGGTGATGCCCGGGCGATGGGTTCCCAGCACCTGGGCCAGCACTTCGTGCGTGATCTCGATGTCGTCCCCGGGCAACCGGTCCGCGGCCTGCAGCACCCAGGCCGCCAAGCGCTGCTCGAGCTTGCACCGGTGCAGGCCGAGCGCCGTCTGGTGACCCGACACGATCGTCGCCTGCACGTACCGCATCAGGGTGAGGCGCAGGACGGCGTTCCGGAGGATCAGCTCACGCAGCGACCCGACCGCGATCCGCAGCGCGGTGCCGCCGACCCGCGCGCGCACCTCGTGCGGGGTGCGTCCGACCCCGAGCACCGACGCGGTGCTGACCATGCCCTCCTGCCCGACCACGGACATGTCGAGGCATCCGCGCCCGCCCGCGTCGAAGGACACCGACAGCAAGCCGCTCTCGGGAAAGAACGCGTACCGGATCGTCTCGTCGGCGCCGATGATCCTCTCGCCGACCTCGACCGGGACCTCCTCGCAGAGCGGCAGGATCCCGCGCAGCTCATCCGGCGGCAGAGAGACCAGCAGCTTGTTCCGCACATCGGCGTGCATAGCCAATACCCTGCCAGAGAGCCGCGAATCACCGGATCGGCGCCGATCACGCGGCGAGCGGCCGCCTCAGCGGCGCGCCCGCGGCCGATGCGAGGCCTCCGCTCTCACCGGCGGGGGCGGATCGGACAACAACAGCTCGTTCGACGAACAGTAACTGAGCGTCCTCCACTCCGTCCTGAGTTCGACCCAGTTGCTCATCCCGGATCCAGGATTGTTGGCGAAGCCCTGCACGAACTCCGCGGTCTCGTCGCGCCACCAATCCGCCCCGACATTCGCGATCAGGCCGAGGCGGGGATCGGTGACGCGCAGGTCCATCTGCACGTAGACGCCGTCGACGGAACCGGCCGGGAAGGTCCCTCGCGTGACCGGCCAGAAGTGGTTGTTGGACCCCTCCGGCGGGGCGGCGAAGGAGACCGTTCCGTCCTCCCCGCGGCTGATCGGCATCGGGCCCGCGCCGCCCCCGGTGAAATCGGCTCTGAAGAACCCGCCCGCGATCGGGTCGGCCTCCGAGGCTTGAACCTGTCTCCAGGTCCTCTCGATCCGGTCGTGAACGTAGGTCCGTACGCGCGCGACCTCGACCTTGCCGTCGAAGCCGCCGAGGGAAGGCCTGCGCTTGTTCTGATAGACCTGTCCCCAGGCGGTGACCGCCGAGAAGCCCGGCGGAGGGGCCGGGCGGGCCTTCTGGACCCCCGCATACCAATCGTAGCTGATAGGCACGCCGGCGGGCTCGCCCTCGCTGTTCCCCTTGGAATTCTGCCGGAGCGCCTCGCTCATCGACAGGGCGGCGGCGCCGGTCGCGCCGGGCAGGGCCGCGGCGGCTGCGATCGCGAGCCACGCCGCGGCGCGCCGGCAACGCGCACCGACGCGCCGCCGGAGGCCCGGCCACGGGCGCGGCGCCCGAGCGCGCCCCTCGCAGCCCGGAACGGCTTTCCTCGCCATGGTCCAACCTCCCGTGCCAGGTCACGAATGCCGCGAACCGCCCGTCCGCGCGGGCCGCCTCAGGCGGCCGCCTGCGCCCCGGGA
This window harbors:
- a CDS encoding glycosyltransferase family 61 protein; its protein translation is MTPPTAGQVLAGTVVDDHAVAADYPDARRVAMRALQLWPDFRWTTQELVSFTARDVLVTSAFVPIDTRRSRMFLNQSYSGVETIFPTRFRVEEGRYRLEGTPVPCPGRHIVLGGPIDGVWYHWLFNWCPRLLLLGQLRPDLLACADLRIAVHPLALREPYRAVLDSFGLPAERFLVLDPGRDHLLEEACLVSFLDQNRLYPEMIRAFAAHLLAAWGLDGAGDPGPGPARGPLAAIVRRFAGPNLGARGPAPGAAPRGLFASRQDLPAPKRRIANFEEVAPVLARFGLDVVACGGLPAREQARLFRSARVVVGGHGSDLSNLLFCRPGTRVLVFESRFSVEAFLHRGLEQLCALLGLDYVLKIVPTDGEAGPGAGTQARINQDYRIDPDDLARTLAALTR
- a CDS encoding class I SAM-dependent methyltransferase — translated: MQTPGSGAASFFDEYVRRVFPARKAAAGADWAWPGDEWADAALREATWRRIVGTSDAAGWREVVEIGPGSGKYTEWVLARSPARVTAYEISAAFLDALRQRCGEAAARGRLDARLIDWTDNEGLLRDYGGRVGSADLWLAIDVLMMMDFQSALVYLISAAAMLRPGGRLVATFADGGSESGVERMLRDAGRHSAFDDSPCTRFHWIDRTLLERLLPRLGFGSLTIEHGPEGGLDIARLYLQAELTDPDAARALLPRLAPVGDSTNRRRD
- a CDS encoding YoaK family protein yields the protein MTRSWQLAFGLLLTGLAGYVDALGFIRLSGLYTSFMSGNTTQLAVFLGQGPIDHVAMPALLVLMFLAGSTLGSGLSILTAPRWSSPVVLAYEALLILGALAFGLAIPDLGLASLFMALAMGSQNAVLGSVKGFRAGTTFVTGALHSLGQNLAAALTGTGAPLGWVGDAAVWAALLLGALCGAAAYHALQLYALIIPAGLAGLLAVAAALFAVARG
- a CDS encoding Crp/Fnr family transcriptional regulator translates to MHADVRNKLLVSLPPDELRGILPLCEEVPVEVGERIIGADETIRYAFFPESGLLSVSFDAGGRGCLDMSVVGQEGMVSTASVLGVGRTPHEVRARVGGTALRIAVGSLRELILRNAVLRLTLMRYVQATIVSGHQTALGLHRCKLEQRLAAWVLQAADRLPGDDIEITHEVLAQVLGTHRPGITAALQKLVRGKAIAAGRRKLTVLDRARLATIAGAGYGTAEREYARLIAPLSPGRPSSEPVASSRTADCAEEL